From Demequina lutea, a single genomic window includes:
- a CDS encoding aminoacyl-tRNA deacylase, which yields MTDATAPLDPSVPDTPATRALAASGIGYTVTVHGRVNSLEEAAAARGLEPWQILKTLVVRKADDDFLLVLVPGDRQISWPKLRTLLGVSRLSMPDKEVARAATGYERGTITPFGSLQSPAGTPWPVIADALAASRPGPVSIGAGAHGVAASVATDDLVAALGAQVADVTEPL from the coding sequence ATGACCGACGCGACCGCTCCACTTGACCCATCCGTGCCCGACACCCCCGCCACCAGGGCGCTTGCCGCGTCGGGCATCGGCTACACCGTGACCGTCCACGGGCGAGTGAACTCCCTGGAGGAAGCCGCGGCGGCGAGGGGGCTCGAGCCGTGGCAGATCCTCAAGACGCTCGTGGTGCGCAAGGCCGACGACGACTTCTTGCTGGTGCTAGTGCCGGGCGATCGCCAGATTAGTTGGCCAAAGCTGCGCACACTCCTGGGCGTGAGTCGCCTGTCGATGCCGGACAAGGAGGTCGCCCGCGCGGCCACGGGCTACGAGCGCGGCACGATCACGCCGTTCGGCTCTCTTCAGTCTCCCGCGGGCACGCCGTGGCCCGTCATCGCCGATGCCCTGGCGGCCTCTCGCCCGGGCCCGGTGAGCATCGGCGCGGGTGCGCATGGGGTGGCTGCGAGCGTCGCAACCGACGACCTGGTCGCCGCGCTCGGCGCTCAAGTGGCCGACGTGACTGAGCCGTTGTAA
- a CDS encoding TetR/AcrR family transcriptional regulator has product MSLIKDDGNDADAPEPDAPAPKHRRRGEDLEIALLDAAWEEFKAVGFYDLTIDAVAQRAGTSRAVLYRRWPGKVELVAAAARHVILKGRGPAPEPTGSLREDLIEMMRWANRTDVRTLIDATQHVGIYLAGEGLTFADIRQLFMQGRPVRSFSPIELAVQRGEVDPRNVTARTASLPFDLFRHEVILNAQPLSDETINEIVDDIVLPLLTRKRDDA; this is encoded by the coding sequence ATGTCTCTTATTAAGGACGACGGCAACGACGCCGACGCCCCCGAGCCAGACGCCCCCGCGCCCAAGCATCGGCGCCGCGGCGAGGACCTCGAGATTGCCCTCCTCGACGCCGCCTGGGAGGAGTTCAAGGCGGTCGGGTTCTACGACCTGACGATCGACGCGGTCGCGCAGCGCGCGGGCACGAGCAGGGCAGTGCTCTACAGGCGCTGGCCAGGCAAGGTCGAACTCGTCGCGGCCGCCGCGCGCCACGTGATCCTGAAGGGCCGCGGACCGGCACCGGAACCCACTGGTTCCCTGCGCGAGGACCTCATCGAAATGATGCGTTGGGCCAACCGCACCGATGTGCGCACGCTCATCGACGCCACTCAGCACGTCGGCATCTACCTGGCCGGGGAGGGCCTCACGTTCGCGGATATCAGGCAACTCTTTATGCAGGGTCGCCCCGTCAGATCCTTCTCGCCCATCGAGCTCGCCGTTCAGCGCGGTGAGGTCGACCCCAGGAACGTCACCGCGCGCACGGCGTCGCTGCCCTTCGACCTGTTCAGGCACGAGGTCATCCTCAACGCTCAGCCGCTCAGCGACGAGACCATCAACGAGATCGTCGACGACATCGTGCTCCCCTTGCTGACGCGCAAGCGGGACGACGCCTAG